In Muribaculum gordoncarteri, the genomic window TATTCGCTCTTTTCAGGTGCCGAAACGTTGGCATTGGCTTCGTTCCAAACCAAATCGGTGTACCAATTCTGCATCGGAGTGTTCCAGAGGTGCATACCTTCAAGGTGAGCGGGTGAGGTGATGAGCTGATCGTAAGAACGCCAGCGCTTGAGGTCGGCATCACGGAAACCTTCAGAGAGAAGCTCGCAACGACGCTCGCGACGGATGTTGTAGAGCGTACGGTCGGTCAACAGTGCGCCTGCGCTGTAGGCACCCCAGTCGTTCTCGGCCTCCTTGTTCATGTCGGTGAGCGAGATGGTCTTGTTGTAGTCGGGATCTACTTTTGCACGTGTGCGTATTGCGCGCCAGTAAGAGTCGGCTGTACCGTCGATTGTGTGGTTGAGCTCGTAGGAAGCCTCCATGTAGTTAAGGAGAGCCTCAACGGCGCGGAAACAGGGAGCTGCGGTGTAGCCGCCACCGTTGGCATAGTACTTGCGGTTGAAGTTGCCGCCCTTGCGGAGTGCATAGCCTGTAGCGTAGCCGCGCTCGTCATCACCGAGGGTGATAAGGGGATAGGGCTCAACGGGAACAACTTCGGTACCCTGTCCGTTGTCGGGCTCAAAGAGGATGTTCTTCTGTCCGGGCTCCTTAAGGAATACGCTAAGACGAGAGTCGCGGTTGACGCGTACATCGGCAATTGTCTTGTCGCCCATGTAGTATCCGTCGCCGTCGGCATAGGTTCCATGGGTGTAGACGGGAGTACCGTCGGCCATGAGGAAGTTCTGAACATAGCCACGGGTAAGACCTGTGCGCTGGTTGCCACGACCGGCTGCTGCATTGACATTGTGAGTTACAAGTCCGCGGCCGTATTGACGCCAGAGAAGAACTTCGGGATAGCCCGACAAATCTTCGTCGCAGAACATGTTGTAGTAGGGGTTGGCGGGCTCGTCGGCTGACTGCTGAACTTTACCGGTGTTGGCGGTGAGGTTGCCTACATACTTGTCGCCTACCTCCTTGGCAGCCGCCATGGCCTGCTGGAAGAAGAACTTGATTTCCTCGTCGATTGAGCCTGAGGGATAAGAGAAGTCGGGGTTGTAGCTTGCTCCGGGCCATCCTTCACCGCCGGGCACGAATGCAGTGCCCTTGAAGTATTTCAGCCAGGTGGCTTCGTAGAGAGCCACGCGTGACTTGAAGAGCAGAGCGAGGTCGCGGTTGATGTACTGAGAGCTGTAGTTGGTTTCGCTCATCAACAGGGCGGCCTTGTCGAGGTCCTCAAGGATGAAGCGGGCCACCATGTTGCGGGGTGCACGCTTGCTGGCCTCGGTAAGGGTAGCCATGTCGTCGGGCAGCGGCTCGGTGATGATGGGGAAGTCGCCGAATGTCTTCAGACGGTTGAAGTACTGGTAGGCACGGAGGAAGTAGCCTTCGCCGAGCGCATGCTTTATTTCGCTGAGGTTTCCGTAGATGGTGTTCTCCGATCCGTTGATGTCCTCACCGTAACGTGCAAGCGCGTTTGTGAGCATGAAGTTGATGTAGTAGATGCGGGTGAAGCTCCATGTTCCGTGGGTGTTGGCTACGAGCCAGCGGTCGGTGGTGTATTTGTTGTCGGCAGTGACATATATCTGGTTGTCAGTGCCTGAGTCACCTCCAAACAATCCATAGCTCCAGTTGCCGTGGCTCGGGAGAGTATTGGGATACTCGTCAAGCACTACGGCACGTATCTGAGCCAGAGTCGAGTAGTATTTTTCGGGAGAAATCTGCGACATCGGCTCCTTTTCAAGGAAGTCGGAGCAAGATGAGAACATCATCAATCCTCCCACGGCCAATGCTGCCGAAAGATGTGATATTTTATTGTATTTCATGATTGTTACTGTGATTTAATGATTAGAGAGTAAGTGATAATCCGAATGCCCAAGTGCGAGAAAGGGGATATGCGTTACCGTAGCTTCCGTTGTAACCGCCTTTGATTGTTTCGGGATCAAATACCTTGGAGAGCTTGGTGTGCGTCCAGAGGTTGTCGACCGATACATAAAGACGGAGATTCTGAACGAAGAACTTGCGGCTCAACTCCTGAGGAATGGTGTAGCCTACCTGGAGGTTCTTCAGACGGATGTAGGATGCATCCTGGAGGTAGCGGGTCTGTGCCTTCTGGTTCTTGTCCTGATCAAATACGGGACGGGGATAGTAAGCGTCGGTATTTGCCGGAATTATACGATCGGGCAGACCGAGATCCTTGCCGCGGTAGTAGTCCTGATGTTCACCGAGAGCTGCCGACCACCACATGTTGCTGGTGACACCCCAGAAGATGGGTGAGTAGGAGAAGAAGTCACGCTTGCCTACGCCCTGGAAGAATGCGCGGATGTCGAATCCCTTGTAGCTTGCGTTAAGGTCGATACCGTAGAACAAGCGGGGAGTCTCGTTACCGATAACCTTTAAGTCGCCGTGGTCGTCAAGAGTTTCAGCTCCTGAATTGATGCCTGGGTTTCCGTCGAGGTCGCGGTACATGATGTCGCCTTCGCCCCAGTCCCAACCAAGGGACTCCTGTCCGCCAACGGCTTCAAGGTGTGCTTCCATTTCAGCGTTGCTCTTGGCTATACCGATGGTTTCATAACCCCATATTTCGTTGATTTCGCGGCCGTTATTGTGACTCCATATAGACCGGGTTGCATTGCCGGGATAATTGCGGATATAGGTGCGTGCGTCAGAGAGGTTGAATGATACACCGTAATTGAGGCCGAATGCGGTGCGGTCGCGCCATGCGAGGGTAAGTTCCCATCCGTTGGTCTTGAGGTCGCAGTTGTTGGCCGAGGGAGGATTAAGACCGAGAGTTGCGGGCAGCTGTACTGCGGGGCCCACCATGTCGTCGGTGTAGCGGATGAAGGCATCGAATGTACCTGTGAGTCGGTTGTTGAACAAGCCCCAGTCAAGAGCTATGTTCCATGTGCGCACCTTTTCCCAGGTAAGGCTCGAGCTTACAAGGCCGTTTACCTAAGTGGTAGCCGGACGCTTGCCGTTGATGAGCCAGTTACCGTTGGCCTGGCCGATTGACATTGTGCGATAGGTGGGATACCACACATTGGTGTTCTGGTTGGCGAGGCTACCGTAGGATGCACGGAGCTTCAGGAGGTTGCAGTAGGGAGTGAAGTCACGCCAGAACTCCTCCTGGGCGATGTTCCAACCGAGAGAGAATGAAGGAGCCCATGTCCAGCGACGGCCTGAGCGGAAACGTGATGAACCGTCGTAACGGAGGTTGCCTTCTACAAGGTAACGGCCCTTGTAGTCGTAGTTGACACGGCCGAAGAAGCCCATAATCG contains:
- a CDS encoding RagB/SusD family nutrient uptake outer membrane protein codes for the protein MKYNKISHLSAALAVGGLMMFSSCSDFLEKEPMSQISPEKYYSTLAQIRAVVLDEYPNTLPSHGNWSYGLFGGDSGTDNQIYVTADNKYTTDRWLVANTHGTWSFTRIYYINFMLTNALARYGEDINGSENTIYGNLSEIKHALGEGYFLRAYQYFNRLKTFGDFPIITEPLPDDMATLTEASKRAPRNMVARFILEDLDKAALLMSETNYSSQYINRDLALLFKSRVALYEATWLKYFKGTAFVPGGEGWPGASYNPDFSYPSGSIDEEIKFFFQQAMAAAKEVGDKYVGNLTANTGKVQQSADEPANPYYNMFCDEDLSGYPEVLLWRQYGRGLVTHNVNAAAGRGNQRTGLTRGYVQNFLMADGTPVYTHGTYADGDGYYMGDKTIADVRVNRDSRLSVFLKEPGQKNILFEPDNGQGTEVVPVEPYPLITLGDDERGYATGYALRKGGNFNRKYYANGGGYTAAPCFRAVEALLNYMEASYELNHTIDGTADSYWRAIRTRAKVDPDYNKTISLTDMNKEAENDWGAYSAGALLTDRTLYNIRRERRCELLSEGFRDADLKRWRSYDQLITSPAHLEGMHLWNTPMQNWYTDLVWNEANANVSAPEKSEYLRPFERTEGQAAYNGCTWRMAHYLNPLPINELMLTSPDGASPSESVLYQNPYWPLVAGKPAEK
- a CDS encoding SusC/RagA family TonB-linked outer membrane protein is translated as MRTWNIALDWGLFNNRLTGTFDAFIRYTDDMVGPAVQLPATLGLNPPSANNCDLKTNGWELTLAWRDRTAFGLNYGVSFNLSDARTYIRNYPGNATRSIWSHNNGREINEIWGYETIGIAKSNAEMEAHLEAVGGQESLGWDWGEGDIMYRDLDGNPGINSGAETLDDHGDLKVIGNETPRLFYGIDLNASYKGFDIRAFFQGVGKRDFFSYSPIFWGVTSNMWWSAALGEHQDYYRGKDLGLPDRIIPANTDAYYPRPVFDQDKNQKAQTRYLQDASYIRLKNLQVGYTIPQELSRKFFVQNLRLYVSVDNLWTHTKLSKVFDPETIKGGYNGSYGNAYPLSRTWAFGLSLTL